AAAAAGAGACGAGTGTTTTAAATTTTAAAGAATACGCAAAAGGCGAAGAGATAAAATTAACAAGCGTTTCCGGTAAAGAACTAACCCTTGTAAGAACGCAAAATGGATTTAACATAAAAGGCGATGAAAACAAGATCATAATGTTTGATATATTTGGCACATTTTGCCCTCCTTGTCAAAAAGAAGCTCCAAATTTAATGGAATACCAACTAAAAAATGTTGAAAATTTTATACTTATCGGACTTACTTACTTTGAAAACGTAACAGACGAATATGTCCAAAAAGAATTTATAGAAAAATACAATGGATACTACTTTATCGCAAACAACCAAAAGATAAATGAGCGTTTGGTAGAGCAAATCACTCGCGATATAGATTATAAACGCGAGATAAGCTTACCGTTTAAGGTAGTAACAAAAGATGGTGCATATCAGCTTTTAACGGATGTAGATAGTGGAAATTTTGGAGTTAAATATTATCTTGGCGGTATAAAAATAGACAAAATGAAAAGTGACATCGAAAGAATTCAAAGCGCAAAATAGCCTACTTTGGAACAAATTTTGCTTGCAATAATAAAAATTTAGAAAGGAACAAAATGTTTGTACTTCAACATTCAAAGTCATCTGATCTAGTAGCCGAAGCTATGAGCGCAAGAGAGATGCGTCAAAGACTAATATCCGGCAATATAGCAAACATTGACACTCCTTTTTATAAAGCACGGGATATAAATTTCGAAACAACACTTAGACAAAAAGCGGATGAAATTTATAACAGATCAAACTCAACCAAGCTAGATCTAGCTCAAACCGACGACGCACATATACCTATGGTGGATTTTCCAAGAAACGATAGGGCACAAGTGTTTTTGCGCGACGGTCATATGGCTAGAAATGACGCAAATACGGTTGATCTTGATATAGAAACAACCGAGCTAAGCAAAAACTCCACTATGCTAAGCGCACTTGATAACGCCTATAGACGCCACGGATCGATCTTTAGAAACGTTATAGAGTCCAGTGGTAAACTATAAGGATAAATGATGTCTTACTTAAATGATTTTGATATAAGCGGATACGGACTTAGCGCGCAACGCTTTAGAATGAACGTTATAAGTTCAAACATAGCAAATGCTCAAACTACACGCACCGCAGAAGGCGGACCATATAGAAGACAAGAAGTTATTTTTAAAGCGATTGATTTTAATAAAATTTTAAACGAACAAATAAGAGATAACGACTCTTTGCTTGAGTATGAAAACCCTCTTGATGATCCAGCGTCGCCCAAAAATGCACATCCGTCGCTTATGAGCGTGGTTGTTGATAAAGTTGTTCGCGACGATAAGGACTTTATGTTAAAATACGATCCAAACCATCCTGATGCAAACGTAAATGGATATGTAGTTTTCCCTAATATCAATCCGGTTATAGAGATGAGTGATCTTTTGGAAGCCACAAGGGCGTATCAGGCAAACGTAGCTGCTTTTCAAAGCGCTAAAACTATCGCACAAAGCGCGATACAACTAATTTCAGGACAATCATCATGATAAATAATATAAACGGCATAAACGAAGCATCTTTAGCACAAAACAATAAAAAAGTAAGCCAAGCAAATCAAAATGAATTTGAAAACATATTAAACAACTCGCTAAAAGAGCTAAACGAAGTTCAAGTAAATGCTGACAAAGCCGTTGCAGACCTTGCCACAGGCGAAGTAAAAGACCTACACCAAGCAGCTATCGCGATAGGCAAAGCAGATATGAGTATGAAATTAATGCTTGAAATTCGCAACAAAGCAATCAGCGCATATAAAGAAATTTCAAGAACTCAAATTTAATTTTTTATGAATTCCAAAAAGTCAAAAATAACTATACTTTTTTTATTTATCACATTAGGAATTCTTCTTTTTGTCGCGGTTATATTTTATAGAGCAACGATAGAGAGAAAACTTCCAAGACTTCAATCAAGCGAGATAAACACCGCACTGCGTGGAAGCATAATCACAAAAGACGGCTTTAGTGTTGCATCAAGCCAAAAACTATACAAAGTCATGCTTGATACAAGAAACATCGATCCAAACAAAAAAGAGATGTTCATAAAACTTTATTCGCTTTACAGCGGAGAAGATCCAAACGCCGTAAGAAAGATCATAAACGGCACAAACGGGCAAGTTACTCTTTCTTACAAGATAGACGCAAAAGGGGCAGCATACTTAAAAGAATTGGCCAGAAAATTAAACAGGAAAAAAATTCTTATCTCCTATCAAGACAAAAACGGCAACGTTTCATTTCAAGGTATGAGCATAGTCGAAAGTGGCGAAAACCGCAGATACATGGCCGCTCATGCCATAGCACCGGCTCTTGGGTATACTAAAAAAACGGAAAAAGACAACATGACAAAGACAGTCGGTGTAAAGGGAGTAGAAAGATACTACGAAGACTACCTGGCTCCGATACAAGATGCTAAAATTCTTGGACCGCGAGACGTAGGAAGCAACATCATCTTAACAAGTGATTCAAATTTAGCTAACAGGATCGACGGATACAACGCCATATTGTCCATACCTTTAAAATTTCAAACAAAGCTTGAGCAAATCCTCGATGAAAGACGAAGTTTTTTAGACGCAAAAGAAATTGTTATCTGTATAATGAACAGCAAAACAGGTGAAATTTTATCTCTTGCCTCAAGCTCAAGATATGATCCCTCAAATATAAAACGCACCGACTATCCTGCCCTAAACTCAACCGCAACCGAATACGCATACGAAGTAGGTTCTGTATTTAAACCGTTTATATTTGCATTATTGCTTCAAGAAAATAAGATAAATCCGCTTGAAAACATAAATACGCACAATGGTCGCTATCAACTTGGAAAGCGTATAATAAGGGATACTCACCCAGAGCCTTTTATGAGCGCGGAAGACATTATAGTATATAGCTCAAACATCGGCATGATCGAGATAGTAAACCGCTTAAGCGGTACAGAAATTTATCAAGGTCTTTTAAATTTTGGCTTTTCTAGAAAAACCGGCATAGACATGCCTTACGAGCAAGTCGGCATGCTACCAAACACAACAAGACTAAACTCTCAAACATATAAAGCAACCGTTAGCTACGGATACGGACTTCAATCAACCTTTATGCAACTGCTTAAGGCATACAACGTCTTTAACAACAAAGGAGTTGAAGTAACCCCTCATTTGGTTGAGTTTTTAGAAAAAAACGGCAAACATTTTACACTGCCAAAAGATGAACCAAAGCAAATCATCAGCCAAGAAGCTGCAAAAATAATGAAAAGAATTTTAATAAAAACCGTAGATAAGGGAACTGGCATAAAAGCCCAAACTCCAGGACTTGAGGTAGGTGGAAAAACAGGCACCGCGCACATTGCCGTAGGAAAAGGCGGATATAGTAATACCTACAACGGTTCGTTTTTCGGTTTTGCAAACGACTCTAAAGGTAACAGCTACACCATAGGCGTTCTAGCCAGAAATCCACAAAAACCATACTATTATTTTGGTGCACAAAGCGCATTACCCGTATTTAAAAAGGCGATTGATTTGATGGTTGAAGAGGGCTACTTAGTGCCGGATGAAGCCATAATCGCACAAATAAATGCTAAAAAAGAGCAAGATAAAGATAAGAAAAAGACACAAGAGCGTAGGATTTTAGACTAGCCCTACGCCAAAGAAAGTTCTGCAAGAACGGATTCCTGCAAGTTGTTGCTGTTTTTCAAGTATACTCTGACTCGCAAGGGAGTTTTGTATTTGCTTGCGATACTCGCTTAGCATTTCCTCAAGTACCTTTAAAAGCTCACTGCGCTGATCATTGCTTTTATTTGGATCGTTTATGCCAAGCGTTTCTATTAACTCATTTCTTTTTTGAGCTATTTTTTGCTCGATTTTATCTTCATTTAGTTGTGTTATATATCCATATGCGCCAAGCTCGCTAAGGCGTTGCTTAAAGTCTTCTACTTCTTGCGAGAGATCGTTTTTACTTGTCTTGTTTTCAAGGGCTGAGTTTAAAATTTCATCAAATTTCAAACTCTTGTTTTTTTCATTTTTACCAGCTTCAAGTTGCGATAGAAAATCAACCAAAGAGTTGTTTTGAACTTTCATTTTTTACCTTTCTAAAAAGATAAATTTTACAAGCAAAAACTATTCCTTTATATTGTTTACTATAAACTCCGCAAAAGCGTCAGAGGCATTTGGACACTCGCACACCTCATAAAACTCAAAACCAAGCTCTTTTGCGATATGTCTATACTCAACATCAAGCTCAAAAATCGTCTCTGAATTATCCACGCAAAAAGACAGTGGATAGATCAAAGCTTTTTTATTTTTAAGCAAAGAAAGAACATCATTCAAAGACGGCTCAAGCCACTTAACAGGACCTAGACGAGACTGATATGCAAGCTTGACATCTTTAAAATTTAACCCCTCTTTTTCTAATAAATTTGTTAAAATTTCAACATGCTCTTTCACATGCGCTTCGTATCTATCGCCGTTGTTGATAATTTTTTGAGGTAAGGAGTGAGCTGAAAATATCATTGAAATTTCACCCACATCCATGCTTAATATTTTATCTTTTATGTTTTTTATGATTATTTGATTATACTCTTTACTTTCGTAAAAATACCTCACTTCTTGCACTTTTGCCTTTAAGCCAAGCTCATTATAAGCTTTATAAAAGTCGTTTAAACTTGAAGTTACGGTCGTGATAGAATAATGAGGATAAAGAGGAAAAACAACTATCTCGTCTACGTTTTCATGTCTGCTTAAAACCTCTTTACAAAATGGTGGCGTATAGTTCATAGCATAGTCAAATACAAATTTATTGTTTTGATTTAGCTTGTCACAAAGCCTTTGAGTTATCTCACAAATAGGTGACTTTCCGCCTATTTGCTTATAATTTTCTTGAGCTGATTTGAGCCTCATTTTTGTTATCATAAAAGCCAAAAATTTACGCAAAAAAGGATTTTTAACCCCTAAAATACAAGGATCGTTAAACATATTTTTTAAGAAAATTTCAACTTCACAGCTCTTTCTTGGACCGCCCATATTTAGAAGAAGTATCAGTTTTTTCATGCAAAAAGTTCTTTGATCTTGATTAGGTCATCAAGGTTTGAAAGCTCGCTGCTTTCACCACTCTGGCAAAGGTTGTAAAACTCGTCATACTGTGTTTTTATCTCGTTTTCGTCTTGATAAACCTTTAAATTTATCTGTCCGTATTCGTTTAATTGATGAAGTCTAACTCCGCTTAGATCCCCTATATAAACACCACTTTTAGCATTTACTTCCACCACAAAACGGTTTATACAGCTTGAGATAGAATTTGAAATGTTTATTAAAATTTGATTTTTAGTTTTAAGCTTCATGGCTACATTATCAGCAGACCTTGCGTTAGTTTTGTTTGCCTCGGAGTATGAAAATTCATAAATTTCACTATTGCTTAAAATTTTAGCAAGATCGATATCAAACATACAAAGCTCTCTAACGATATTTTTACCAGGCATTGATACACAGTGAGATATATTTATACTATAAATTTCCTCTTCTTTTGCAAGTGCGCGTTTTAGCGAGGTGATAACCGGATTAAACCTCAAGCTCATACCGCTACAGACATTTGCCTTGTTGGTGGTTGCGGCGTATTTTATCTCTTTTATCTCGCTTAAACTTTTAAATTTAGGCTCGGCGATTAGTATATTTTTACAGTATTTGGCGCATTTAAAAAAGCCAAAAACAAGCTCATCACTAGAAAGGCAAAGCACGATCGCTTGAGGTTTGGCCTCTTCTATGAAACTGTTAAAATCATCAAAAAATTTAGCCCTACAATGATCATCACGACAGCTAGCGTCAAACACCCCGCAAACTTCAAATTTATCAGAACGCCTTAATATAGCATAGTGTTTTTTGGCAATACCAGAATACCCAACAATGCCGATTTTAAGCTTCATTATGCAGCCTTTCTTAAATTTTTATTCTAATTATATTTTTTATTCACTCAAACTTAGCTAAATTTTAAGATTTATTTTCATTATTATAAGTTTTTAAGCTTATATTTATAAATATCACTAAGCTTATGGCGCAAAAAATTTTATTTTACCAACTCTAAGACATTTTTTAGTAAATTTATAAATTTAAAAACGATTTTTAGATAAAATTAACGCTAAAAAATTAAAATAATTTATAGGAAAAAACATGCAAAATTTTGATGTTAGACAGGCTTATTTAGACTATTTTAAAAGCAAGGGACACGAGGTTATAGAGTCGGCTCCGCTAGTGCCAAACGATGCGACACTGCTATTTACAAATGCAGGAATGGTGCCATTTAAAAGTATTTTTACCGGCGAAGTTCCACGCCCTACTCCTCCTATCCGCACAAGTTGCCAAACCTGTATAAGAGCGGGCGGCAAGCACAACGACTTAGACAACGTCGGCTACACGGCTCGTCACCATACATTTTTTGAGATGCTTGGAAACTTTAGCTTCGGCGAATACTTCAAAAAAGACGCGATCGCATACGCCTGGGAATTTGTTACGCAAGTATTAAAACTTCCAAAAGATCGTCTATATGTAACAGTTCATGAGAGCGATGACGAAGCTTACGGAATGTGGCAAGAGCATATCGCAAAAGAGAGAATTTATAAATTCGGTGATAAAGATAACTTCTGGCAAATGGGCGATACGGGACCTTGCGGGCCTTGCTCTGAGATATTTTACGATCAAGGCGCGGAGCATTTTAACTCAGATGAGGACTATATGGGCGGTGACGGAGACCGCTTTTTGGAGATTTGGAACTTAGTATTTATGCAGTTTGAGCGAAGTGCGGACGGCAAGCTAACCACACTTCCAAAGCCCTCGATTGATACCGGAATGGGACTTGAGCGCGTAACCGCGATAAAAGAGGGTAAATTTAGCAACTACGATAGCTCACTTTTCATGCCTTATATAAACGAGGTCGCCAAACTTTGCGGTAAGCCTTACGAGTACGCCACAGGTGCGAGCTACCGCGTCATTAGTGATCATATCCGCTCGGTTACCTTTTTACTGGCTCAGGGCGTAAATTTTGATAAAGAGGGTCGCGGATACGTGCTTCGCAGGATTTTACGTCGTGCGGTGCGCCACGGCTACCTGCTTGGTATCAAAAAGCCGTTTATGTATAAGCTTGTCGATAAGGTTTGCGAGCTAATGGGCGGACACTACGCGTATCTAAACGAGAAAAAAGAGGCGGTAAAAGAGCAAATCAAACTTGAAGAGGAGAGATTTTTCGCTACGATCGCTTCGGGGCTTGAGCTGTTTAACGATGAGCTAACACGCACAAAAGATATATTTAGCGGCGAAGTTGCGTTTAAGCTATATGACACATTTGGCTTCCCACTAGATCTAACTGCCGATATGCTAAGAGATAAAAATCTAAAGGTCGATGAGGCAAAATTTGATGAGCTTATGAGCGAGCAAAAGGCACGCGCAAAAGCCGCTTGGAAAGGCAGTGGAGATAAGAGCGCAAAGGGCGACTTTAAAGAGCTTTTAGAGGAGTTTGGTGAGAATGAATTTATAGGTTACGAAGCGCTTGATAGCCAGAGTAAAATTTTAGCCATACTTGATGAGGACTTTAAGCGCACAAATAGCCTAAAAGCCGGCGAGAACGGCTGGGTAATGTTTGATAAGACTCCATTTTACGCGCAAAGCGGCGGTCAATGCGGCGATAGCGGCGAGATAACAGGCAAAGCGCAAATCCTTGATACGCAAAAATTTCACGGATTAAATTTATCGAGTGTTAAAGCAAATGTAGAGCTAAAAACAGGCGACGAGGTAAGCGTAAAAGTAAGCAGTGAGCGAAGCGAGATAGCACGCCACCACAGCGCTACCCACATCCTACACTCAGCACTTAGAAAGGTCCTAGGCACACATATCGCACAAGCTGGATCAAGCGTAGAGGCTGATAAACTACGCTTTGACTTCTCTCATCCTAAGGCTCTCACAAGTGAGGAGCTTGCGAGAATAGAAGCCTTCGTGCAAAACGCCATAGTAAAAGGCGAAGCGGCAAAAACCCAGATAATGGATATAGAAGATGCTAAGAATAGCGGTGCGATCGCACTATTTGGCGAGAAGTACGCCGATAAAGTGCGCGTGCTAAGTTTTGGCGAGGTTAGCAAGGAGCTTTGCGGAGGAACTCATGTGCATAATTTAAATGAGATCGGAGCATTTTTTATAACCAAAGAGAGTGGCGTAAGTGCCGGTGTGCGCAGGATCGAGGCTGTTTGCTCAAAGGCAGCCCTAAATTTAGCTAAAAATTTACACGCCGAGCTAGATGAGATTAAAACCGAGCTAAAGAGCATAGAACCGATAATCGCGATTAAAAAGCTAAAAACTGAGATAAAAAGCTTAAAGGACGAGCTTAAAAATGCAGGTAGCTCAAAAGCTATAAATTTAAGCGACATTAATGGCGTAAAAGTGTGCGTTGAAATTTTAGAAAGCGGCGATATAAAAACTGCGATAGATGAGATCAAAAACGCAAATGAACGCACTGCTGTGCTATTTATGCAAGTAAAAGACGATAAAGTCGCTATCGCGGCAGGTGTGAAAAACGCTAGCATAAAAGCAGGCGAATGGGTTAAAATGACGGCTCAAATTTTAGGCGGTAATGGCGGAGGCAAGGATGACTTCGCAACAGCAGGCGGTAAAGATACATCAAAAATTCAAGATGCCACAAAAGCAGCACTTGAATTTGCAAAGGAAAAACTCATCTAATGATCGAATACGACATAGCTTTTGCGCGTTTAGGGCAATTTTTGCCCTTTTTACATATAGCGTCTGCCGCCGTTTTTATAGGACTTCAGCTTGGCTTGCTGATATTTGGCAGATATCTTTTATCAAATAGATGCAAAAGCACAGACAAGGTGTTTTTAACTATAAGATTTTTAAGACAATTTGGTATTTTTTTGATAATATCACTATTTGTTATCGCAGCAAGTAGCTTTTTATTTAGCAATCAAGATGCGTCATTAAGATCAGCAGACCCGATGGCTACGGCTATACTTGCGACAAAGTGGACACTATGGCTGTTTTTAACACTAAATCTTAGCTATATGTTTTATCACTACAAAAAGGCACTTGTTGCACTAAAAATTCGAGAAAAGATAACGCTTCATGAAAGCCTAGTCGTTATTATCATCTACTTTACTCCTTTAAATTTAATAGTATCATTCATAGCCGTTTATCTAGGCGTTGCTTATAAGGATTTTTAATGTTAACACTTGCTTCAAGTTCACAAACAAGAGCTAAAATTTTAACCGAGAACGGCATAAAATTTAAACAAATTTCATTTGATTTTAACGAGAACGATGTGAGTGATCAATGTGAGCCACATATCTATGTTCAAAATGTCGTAAAATCCAAAAAAGAGCAGTTTTTAAAACTATATCCGGATGTAAAAAATGTCATCTTTGCAGATAGCTGTGTAGCTTGTGACGGTAAAATTTTAGGCAAGGCAAAAAACAAGCAAGATGCTATTAATATGCTTAACCTGCAAAGCGGCAATATCGCTTCAGTTTTTACGGCAATGATATTTTTAGCAGAGGATTTTGAATTTATAAACGTTAGCGAAACTGCATATAAATTTGCAAATTTTAAAGAAGAAGACATAAAAGAGTATATCAAAAACGGTGAATACAAAGACAAAGCGGGAGCGATGATGGTAGAAGGTTTTAACAAAAAATATATCATAAAACAAATCGGCAATACAAGCACTGCAAGAGGGCTAAATGTCGAACTTTTAAAGGCATATTTATGAAATATATTTTATGGATATTTTTTGCAGGAGCTCTTGCTCTTGGTGGCGGCTTTGTATATATTTACTCACAGGTTCGCTTTGATGCATATAGTATAATCGACTACAAGCCAAAGCTTACAACTCAAATTTTTGATAGAAACAACGAACTTATAGCAAATATCTTTGAGGAAAATAGAGTCTATGTAAAATACGAAGAAATTCCCTCAAGAGTAGTTGAAGCGCTTGTTGCCATAGAAGATACTAGCTATTTTGAGCATGGAGGCATAAACTACGAAGCTATAGTAAGAGCTGTTATAAAAGATATAAAAGCAGGTAGATTTGTCGAAGGAGCGAGCACTCTTACCCAGCAGCTTGTTAAAAATTTAGCTTTAAGTAGCGAAAAAAAGATAACGCGAAAGATCAAAGAGATCGTCTTAGCCATTAAGCTTGAAACCGAACTAGACAAAGAGCAGATCATAGAACGATACTTAAATCACGTATATTTTGGTCACGGATATTACGGCATTAAAACAGCTGCAGATGGATACTTTAGAAAAGACTTAAAAGAGCTTAGCATAAAAGAGATAGCCATGCTAGTAGGCTTACCAAAAGCACCAAGCTCTTATGACCCTACAAAGCATTTAGACCTATCTTTAGGGCGCGCAAACAGAGTTCTTGAACGCATGTATACGATAGGTTGGCTAAACGAAGAAGAGTATCGCAAAGGCATACTCGAAGAGCCTGCTGTATTTGACGACACCTTAAGCAAAAATAAGGCTCCGTATGTAGTAGATGAGATCATAAAAGAAGTCTCAAAAAGAGTTGACGATATAAGAACCGGTGGATATAAAATTTATAGCACCGTAGATCTTAATGTGCAAAAAATGGCAAATGAAGCCCTAATATACGGATATAACGAAATTTTAAAGCGTGATAAAAAAGCAAATGCAAACATACTAAATGGCGCGATAGTCGTTACGCAGCCTCAGACCGGACATATTTTAGCACTTGTTGGTGGGGTTGATTACTCAAAAAGTAGTTACAACCGTGCAACCCAGAGTGCAAGACAACCTGGCTCAAGCTTTAAGCCTTTTATCTATCAAATCGCGCTTGATGAGGGATACTCGGTAGTATCACAACTAGCAGACATAGCGCGAAGCTTTGATATGGGCAACGGCAAAGAGTGGACGCCTAAAAACTACAGTGGCGGCTTTCAAGGCTACATTAGCTTAAAATCAGCCCTAACACAGTCAAGAAACCTA
This is a stretch of genomic DNA from Campylobacter sp. RM6914. It encodes these proteins:
- a CDS encoding thioredoxin domain-containing protein, with the translated sequence MKKILTVLLSMFLFLGCSSEEKETSVLNFKEYAKGEEIKLTSVSGKELTLVRTQNGFNIKGDENKIIMFDIFGTFCPPCQKEAPNLMEYQLKNVENFILIGLTYFENVTDEYVQKEFIEKYNGYYFIANNQKINERLVEQITRDIDYKREISLPFKVVTKDGAYQLLTDVDSGNFGVKYYLGGIKIDKMKSDIERIQSAK
- the flgB gene encoding flagellar basal body rod protein FlgB produces the protein MFVLQHSKSSDLVAEAMSAREMRQRLISGNIANIDTPFYKARDINFETTLRQKADEIYNRSNSTKLDLAQTDDAHIPMVDFPRNDRAQVFLRDGHMARNDANTVDLDIETTELSKNSTMLSALDNAYRRHGSIFRNVIESSGKL
- the flgC gene encoding flagellar basal body rod protein FlgC — encoded protein: MSYLNDFDISGYGLSAQRFRMNVISSNIANAQTTRTAEGGPYRRQEVIFKAIDFNKILNEQIRDNDSLLEYENPLDDPASPKNAHPSLMSVVVDKVVRDDKDFMLKYDPNHPDANVNGYVVFPNINPVIEMSDLLEATRAYQANVAAFQSAKTIAQSAIQLISGQSS
- the fliE gene encoding flagellar hook-basal body complex protein FliE, whose protein sequence is MINNINGINEASLAQNNKKVSQANQNEFENILNNSLKELNEVQVNADKAVADLATGEVKDLHQAAIAIGKADMSMKLMLEIRNKAISAYKEISRTQI
- a CDS encoding peptidoglycan D,D-transpeptidase FtsI family protein, which produces MNSKKSKITILFLFITLGILLFVAVIFYRATIERKLPRLQSSEINTALRGSIITKDGFSVASSQKLYKVMLDTRNIDPNKKEMFIKLYSLYSGEDPNAVRKIINGTNGQVTLSYKIDAKGAAYLKELARKLNRKKILISYQDKNGNVSFQGMSIVESGENRRYMAAHAIAPALGYTKKTEKDNMTKTVGVKGVERYYEDYLAPIQDAKILGPRDVGSNIILTSDSNLANRIDGYNAILSIPLKFQTKLEQILDERRSFLDAKEIVICIMNSKTGEILSLASSSRYDPSNIKRTDYPALNSTATEYAYEVGSVFKPFIFALLLQENKINPLENINTHNGRYQLGKRIIRDTHPEPFMSAEDIIVYSSNIGMIEIVNRLSGTEIYQGLLNFGFSRKTGIDMPYEQVGMLPNTTRLNSQTYKATVSYGYGLQSTFMQLLKAYNVFNNKGVEVTPHLVEFLEKNGKHFTLPKDEPKQIISQEAAKIMKRILIKTVDKGTGIKAQTPGLEVGGKTGTAHIAVGKGGYSNTYNGSFFGFANDSKGNSYTIGVLARNPQKPYYYFGAQSALPVFKKAIDLMVEEGYLVPDEAIIAQINAKKEQDKDKKKTQERRILD
- a CDS encoding response regulator, which translates into the protein MKVQNNSLVDFLSQLEAGKNEKNKSLKFDEILNSALENKTSKNDLSQEVEDFKQRLSELGAYGYITQLNEDKIEQKIAQKRNELIETLGINDPNKSNDQRSELLKVLEEMLSEYRKQIQNSLASQSILEKQQQLAGIRSCRTFFGVGLV
- the hemH gene encoding ferrochelatase, which codes for MKKLILLLNMGGPRKSCEVEIFLKNMFNDPCILGVKNPFLRKFLAFMITKMRLKSAQENYKQIGGKSPICEITQRLCDKLNQNNKFVFDYAMNYTPPFCKEVLSRHENVDEIVVFPLYPHYSITTVTSSLNDFYKAYNELGLKAKVQEVRYFYESKEYNQIIIKNIKDKILSMDVGEISMIFSAHSLPQKIINNGDRYEAHVKEHVEILTNLLEKEGLNFKDVKLAYQSRLGPVKWLEPSLNDVLSLLKNKKALIYPLSFCVDNSETIFELDVEYRHIAKELGFEFYEVCECPNASDAFAEFIVNNIKE
- a CDS encoding Gfo/Idh/MocA family oxidoreductase; this translates as MKLKIGIVGYSGIAKKHYAILRRSDKFEVCGVFDASCRDDHCRAKFFDDFNSFIEEAKPQAIVLCLSSDELVFGFFKCAKYCKNILIAEPKFKSLSEIKEIKYAATTNKANVCSGMSLRFNPVITSLKRALAKEEEIYSINISHCVSMPGKNIVRELCMFDIDLAKILSNSEIYEFSYSEANKTNARSADNVAMKLKTKNQILINISNSISSCINRFVVEVNAKSGVYIGDLSGVRLHQLNEYGQINLKVYQDENEIKTQYDEFYNLCQSGESSELSNLDDLIKIKELFA
- the alaS gene encoding alanine--tRNA ligase, producing the protein MQNFDVRQAYLDYFKSKGHEVIESAPLVPNDATLLFTNAGMVPFKSIFTGEVPRPTPPIRTSCQTCIRAGGKHNDLDNVGYTARHHTFFEMLGNFSFGEYFKKDAIAYAWEFVTQVLKLPKDRLYVTVHESDDEAYGMWQEHIAKERIYKFGDKDNFWQMGDTGPCGPCSEIFYDQGAEHFNSDEDYMGGDGDRFLEIWNLVFMQFERSADGKLTTLPKPSIDTGMGLERVTAIKEGKFSNYDSSLFMPYINEVAKLCGKPYEYATGASYRVISDHIRSVTFLLAQGVNFDKEGRGYVLRRILRRAVRHGYLLGIKKPFMYKLVDKVCELMGGHYAYLNEKKEAVKEQIKLEEERFFATIASGLELFNDELTRTKDIFSGEVAFKLYDTFGFPLDLTADMLRDKNLKVDEAKFDELMSEQKARAKAAWKGSGDKSAKGDFKELLEEFGENEFIGYEALDSQSKILAILDEDFKRTNSLKAGENGWVMFDKTPFYAQSGGQCGDSGEITGKAQILDTQKFHGLNLSSVKANVELKTGDEVSVKVSSERSEIARHHSATHILHSALRKVLGTHIAQAGSSVEADKLRFDFSHPKALTSEELARIEAFVQNAIVKGEAAKTQIMDIEDAKNSGAIALFGEKYADKVRVLSFGEVSKELCGGTHVHNLNEIGAFFITKESGVSAGVRRIEAVCSKAALNLAKNLHAELDEIKTELKSIEPIIAIKKLKTEIKSLKDELKNAGSSKAINLSDINGVKVCVEILESGDIKTAIDEIKNANERTAVLFMQVKDDKVAIAAGVKNASIKAGEWVKMTAQILGGNGGGKDDFATAGGKDTSKIQDATKAALEFAKEKLI
- a CDS encoding 3-isopropylmalate dehydratase — protein: MIEYDIAFARLGQFLPFLHIASAAVFIGLQLGLLIFGRYLLSNRCKSTDKVFLTIRFLRQFGIFLIISLFVIAASSFLFSNQDASLRSADPMATAILATKWTLWLFLTLNLSYMFYHYKKALVALKIREKITLHESLVVIIIYFTPLNLIVSFIAVYLGVAYKDF
- the maf gene encoding septum formation inhibitor Maf; translation: MLTLASSSQTRAKILTENGIKFKQISFDFNENDVSDQCEPHIYVQNVVKSKKEQFLKLYPDVKNVIFADSCVACDGKILGKAKNKQDAINMLNLQSGNIASVFTAMIFLAEDFEFINVSETAYKFANFKEEDIKEYIKNGEYKDKAGAMMVEGFNKKYIIKQIGNTSTARGLNVELLKAYL
- a CDS encoding transglycosylase domain-containing protein; amino-acid sequence: MKYILWIFFAGALALGGGFVYIYSQVRFDAYSIIDYKPKLTTQIFDRNNELIANIFEENRVYVKYEEIPSRVVEALVAIEDTSYFEHGGINYEAIVRAVIKDIKAGRFVEGASTLTQQLVKNLALSSEKKITRKIKEIVLAIKLETELDKEQIIERYLNHVYFGHGYYGIKTAADGYFRKDLKELSIKEIAMLVGLPKAPSSYDPTKHLDLSLGRANRVLERMYTIGWLNEEEYRKGILEEPAVFDDTLSKNKAPYVVDEIIKEVSKRVDDIRTGGYKIYSTVDLNVQKMANEALIYGYNEILKRDKKANANILNGAIVVTQPQTGHILALVGGVDYSKSSYNRATQSARQPGSSFKPFIYQIALDEGYSVVSQLADIARSFDMGNGKEWTPKNYSGGFQGYISLKSALTQSRNLATINLLNDLGLSSVRAKLSNIGFQNIPENLSIALGSFGISPVNFAKFYSMFPNEGEIVEPILIKYVENSFGAVVNYEAKKEQVLKPEQAFLMIDLLKNVVNNGTGRNAKINGIQVAGKTGTTNNNIDAWFCGFTPDVQAIIWYGNDDNSPMKKIEGGGRTAAPVFKKFMETYIKQYPTVRRVFEQPEGVYKGIYNGVDELYTNDSPLPEIIPANEIIQEQENNGLMF